A stretch of Faecalibacterium duncaniae DNA encodes these proteins:
- a CDS encoding anti-sigma factor antagonist (This anti-anti-sigma factor, or anti-sigma factor antagonist, belongs to a family that includes characterized members SpoIIAA, RsbV, RsfA, and RsfB.), with amino-acid sequence MATVTFSAADDLLYAYLAGEIDHDAAQNLRIQLDDALLARTPKTLVLDLGGVGFMDSSGVGLILGRQRCARSLGGTLRIQHAPEQLRRVLRLANIPCTDAGQEE; translated from the coding sequence ATGGCAACAGTTACATTCAGTGCGGCGGACGATCTGCTCTATGCCTATCTGGCAGGTGAAATCGACCACGATGCAGCACAGAACCTGCGCATCCAGCTGGACGATGCCCTTTTGGCCCGCACCCCCAAAACACTGGTGCTCGATCTGGGCGGGGTTGGGTTTATGGATTCGTCCGGGGTGGGGCTGATTCTGGGCCGCCAGCGCTGCGCCCGCAGTCTGGGCGGAACCCTGCGTATCCAGCACGCCCCGGAGCAGCTGCGCCGCGTTCTGCGGCTGGCCAATATCCCCTGCACGGATGCAGGA
- a CDS encoding VanZ family protein, with translation MQEQNQRTSPWLIAWRVIFTFALIGCIVFIFSNSLQIADVSEGASGRVLGILQGILRHLGLPGAADRLTMHIVRKLAHFCEYLLEGFLLMLCLRVYTRHFFKHVSWPMLGGLLTALTDETIQLFVPGRSGQVTDIWIDFSGVMTGLLVGLILLGLVRMCIILYQHRNEV, from the coding sequence ATGCAGGAACAGAATCAACGCACCTCCCCGTGGCTCATCGCGTGGCGGGTGATCTTTACTTTTGCCCTCATCGGCTGCATCGTGTTCATCTTCTCGAACTCTCTGCAGATCGCGGATGTGTCCGAGGGGGCCAGCGGCCGGGTACTGGGGATACTGCAGGGCATCCTGCGGCATCTGGGCCTTCCCGGTGCCGCCGACCGGCTCACCATGCACATCGTGCGCAAGCTGGCGCATTTCTGCGAGTATCTGCTGGAAGGCTTCCTGCTCATGCTCTGCCTGCGGGTGTACACCCGGCATTTCTTCAAGCATGTGTCCTGGCCCATGCTGGGCGGCCTGCTCACAGCCCTGACCGATGAGACCATCCAGCTCTTTGTGCCGGGCCGCAGCGGCCAGGTCACCGATATCTGGATCGATTTTTCCGGTGTGATGACCGGCCTGCTGGTGGGGCTCATCCTGCTGGGGCTTGTCCGGATGTGCATCATTCTCTATCAACATCGAAACGAGGTTTGA